One window of the Melospiza georgiana isolate bMelGeo1 chromosome 14, bMelGeo1.pri, whole genome shotgun sequence genome contains the following:
- the ZDHHC7 gene encoding palmitoyltransferase ZDHHC7, whose amino-acid sequence MQSSGHRFRDVEHHPLLADNDSYDSSSSSSEADMADRVWFIRDGCGMVCAIMTWLLVVYADFVVTFVMLLPSKDFWYSVINGVLFNCLAVLALSSHLRTMLTDPGAVPKGNATKEYMDNLQLKPGEVIYKCPKCCSIKPERAHHCSICKRCIRKMDHHCPWVNNCVGEKNQRFFVLFTMYIALISAHALVLCGFQFFSCVRGQWTECSDFSPPVTVILMIFLCLEGFLFLTFTAVMFGTQIHSICNDETEIERLKSEKPTWERRLRWEGMKSVFGGQPSLLWINPFAGFRIRRLLLRGKKGGPEFSV is encoded by the exons ATGCAGTCATCAGGGCACCGTTTCCGCGATGTCGAGCACCACCCGCTCCTGGCCGACAATGACAGCTAcgactcctcctcctcctcctcggagGCTGACATGGCTGACAGGGTCTGGTTCATCAGGGATGGCTGTGGCATGGTCTGTGCCATCATGACCTGGCTCCTGGTGGTCTACGCAGACTTTGTAGTGACTTTTGTCATGTTGCTGCCTTCCAAAGACTTTTGGTACTCCGTGATCAACGGGGTTCTCTTTAACtgcttggcagtgctggctctgtcGTCACACCTGAGGACTATGCTGACTGATCCA GGGGCTGTGCCCAAAGGAAATGCCACTAAAGAATACATGGATAATTTGCAGCTGAAACCAGGAGAAGTGATCTACAAATGTCCCAAGTGCTGTAGTATCAAACCTGAGCGTGCACACCACTGCAG CATTTGCAAGCGATGCATCCGAAAGATGGATCACCACTGCCCCTGGGTGAACAATTGTGTGGGGGAGAAAAATCAGAgattttttgttctgtttacG ATGTACATAGCCCTAATTTCAGCTCATGCTCTTGTACTCTGTGGATTTCAGTTCTTCTCCTGTGTCCGAGGGCAGTGGACTG AGTGCAGTGACTTCTCCCCACCTGTAACTGTGATCCTGATGATCTTCTTGTGCCTTGagggttttctgtttctcactttcactGCAGTCATGTTTGGCACCCAAATCCACTCAATATGCAATGATGAAACG GAGATTGAGAGACTGAAGAGTGAAAAGCCGACGTGGGAGCGCAGGCTGCGCTGGGAAGGGATGAAATCTGTGTTTGGGggcc
- the LOC131089644 gene encoding uncharacterized protein LOC131089644, protein MLALPALLALLAAALLALLGAGRAAAPGSWAPLKRWALGCLLLCLGACRQRAATGTAEPRRPRPLRADPHALDSLYFTGFAETNRSFVIARLARRPAGLCEMWLFLRLDGIGEFEHPQHPNMMVRDESKEIWSGGGLTMEYLEPQMCWKINFDGLLRKGSYRQQWSEEEGELVPVKFSLQWENSTDVFNFNVDSNPRTFALALAQEPWTIELFHRVKKQREQHFRHEQWGRSVGEIEIENSGKIELSLQGIRSHSYGVRDWAEIRRYVMILAHFEDGTAAHLTVISMPATTTHLTVGYVFFPDGRKAGVEWSNASLAELAEDGLIQEEYGVSFTAGGKSFDVSAALDKQACPMVYNGLTGRGVFHECIADFQLNGLTPGWGLVEFYYRDEAAQPVPNLQLGSRTEGPDPATDASPS, encoded by the exons ATGCtggcgctgccggcgctgctggcgctgctggcCGCGGCGCTGCTGGCGCTGCTCGGGGCCGGACGAGCGGCCGCCCCCGGCTCCTGGGCTCCCCTGAAGCGCTGGgccctgggctgcctcctgctctgcctcggCGCCTGCCGGCAGCGAGCGGCCACGGGCACCGCCGAGCCCCGCCGGCCGCGCCCGCTCCGCGCCGACCCCCAC gCTCTGGATTCCCTGTACTTCACCGGCTTTGCAGAGACCAACAGGAGCTTTGTGATCGCTCGCCTCGCCCGACGTCCTGCTGGCCTCTGTGAGATGTGGCTCTTCctcaggctggatgggatagGAGAGTTTGAA cacccacagcacccaaACATGATGGTGAGAGATGAATCCAAAGAGATCTGGAGTGGAGGAGGACTCACTATGGAATACTTGGAGCCCCAAATGTGCTGGAAGATAAATTTTGATGGATTACTCAG GAAAGGATCCTACAGACAGCAGTGgagtgaggaggaaggagaactTGTACCAGTTAAATTCTCTTTGCA GTGGGAGAACTCCACAGATGTTTTTAACTTTAATGTTGACAGTAACCCCAGAACATTTGCTCTTGCTTTAGCCCAGGAGCCTTGGACCATCGAGCTCTTCCACAGGGTCAAAAA gCAAAGGGAGCAGCATTTCCGACACGAGCAGTGGGGCCGGTCTGTGGGAGAGATTGAAATAGAAAATTCTGGGAAAATTGAACTTTCCCTCCAAGGCATTCGGAGCCACTCCTATG gtgTCCGGGACTGGGCTGAGATTCGCCGTTATGTGATGATTTTGGCACACTTTGAA GATGGGACTGCAGCACATTTAACAGTTATCAGCATGCCAGCTACCACAACTCA CCTCACTGTAGGTTATGTGTTTTTTCCTGATGGGAGGAAGGCTGGCGTTGAGTGGTCCAACGCCTCCCTGGCCGAGCTGGCCGAGGATGGGCTGATCCAGGAGGAGTATGGAGTCAGTTTTACTGCTG GTGGCAAGAGCTTTGAtgtttctgcagctctggatAAGCAGGCCTGCCCCATGGTGTACAATGGCCTGACAGGGAGAGGAGTTTTCCACGAGTGCATTGCAGATTTCCAACTCAATGGCTTAACACCAGGCTGGGGCCTGGTTGAATTTTATTACAG